TAACATATGGGTTCTTAAACCTGCCGGTTTATTTTTTAGCTGTCTTTCTAAGCCAATTAAAGCCCCAATAAATAAAGCGAAACACAGACGCAGCCCGGTGTGTAACCAATCACTGCTGGCAATATAGTAAGGATTTATCACGTTCTGTTCGTGCTAAGTAGTTTGATAGGGAAATTTAGGAAATTAGTTATAAAGTTGGGTGTATTGTCCATACTAATTGGTAATATAGTAACAAAAACTATGTAATAAATATTATTTAATAATTAGGTCAGAATAAATACTGGAAGTAATCCAATTTTACGAAAAAAAGGGAACAGGGAACAGAAAGTGTCCTGTTCTCCAAAACAAAAGTTGCTGAGTTTAAATCTCAGTCAAAAGAAAGATGTTTTTAAAAGATGTATAGCCCGAAAAAAACAGTGTCATTATTTCAAACTCATGTTTCTAAACATGAGTTTTTACTGTTCCCCGTTCCCCGTCTCCCGTTCCCCGTTCCCTCTGAAATCTCATAAATTGTGTGGATAAACTCTATTGGCTTGACCAAATTAAACTACAAGACCGCGCCAATGTTGGCGTTCAGGCATTTTATTTAAGCAAAATTAAACAACAGGGCTATCCTGTTTTACCGGGTTTTGTGGTAGAAGCGGATGTTTTACGGCAATTTCTAGAAACTCTCAACAGTTCAGAGTCGTTAATTGCTGATTTACCCTATTCTTCCCTACATTTAGATGTACATAATTGGCGACAACTGCAACAGGTAGCCGGGCGCTTACGTCAGGAAATTATCTCAGCAACTGTGCCACCTCATTGGGTGAGGACAATTTTTCAAGCAGCCAGACAATGGCAAAGAAGCAGTTTAATTTTGCGTCCCAGTTTGGCAATATCAAATAACCAAGAAATGAAAAATGTATCTGGGTTATTAGAACCAGTATTTTGTCCTTGTGAAGAAGAGGAAATAGGTGAAGCTTTAAAGCTGCTTTGGAGTCAGTTATTCCGGGCGAGAAGTTTACTATATTGGCACAGTGCGGGGATTAGTTTGCCCAGCATTAATTTAGGGGTGTTGGTGCAACCAGTTGACAATGCGATCGCTTCTGGTGTAATCAATACTAAATCATCAGCATGGGATATTGAAGCTACTTGGGGTTTAGGACTAGCAATTACCAACGGTGAAGTATTACCAGATGTTTATTACATAGAACCAAAAACTGGCGCAGTCATAGAACGACAATTGGGTAATAAAATGTTGGCTTACCGTCTTAATCATGGTAATGCTTTTACAGATGAACAACTGCAACCAACATTAGATACTGATTTTTTATTAGCTTATATTTTAGAAGAATCTCAACAACAAGAATATGCTTTGCCAGAAGAATTTTTGCAAGAATTAATTACTGTAGGCAATCAAATAGTCAGTGAATTAGGTGCAACTTTAACTATGAAATGGACAGTTGCCAAAGAATCTTTAGCTACTAAACTCTATATTACAGAAGTCACCGTTCCCCAACCTGTAAATAAGAGTGTGCAATTTATTCAAGGCGTTGGGGCAGCCAGAGGTAGAATTATTGCTAATGCCCATATTTTTAGTTCATCACAAAAAGCAATCCCAGTTCCTCAAGGCGTAATTCTCATCGCCCCAATGATTACTCCTGATTGTTTGCCCTTACTACAAGGAGTTGTGGGGATTATTACAGAACAGGGGGGATTAACTAGTCATGGGGCGATTTTAGCCAGAGAGTTGGGTATTCC
The DNA window shown above is from Anabaena sp. WA102 and carries:
- a CDS encoding putative PEP-binding protein produces the protein MDKLYWLDQIKLQDRANVGVQAFYLSKIKQQGYPVLPGFVVEADVLRQFLETLNSSESLIADLPYSSLHLDVHNWRQLQQVAGRLRQEIISATVPPHWVRTIFQAARQWQRSSLILRPSLAISNNQEMKNVSGLLEPVFCPCEEEEIGEALKLLWSQLFRARSLLYWHSAGISLPSINLGVLVQPVDNAIASGVINTKSSAWDIEATWGLGLAITNGEVLPDVYYIEPKTGAVIERQLGNKMLAYRLNHGNAFTDEQLQPTLDTDFLLAYILEESQQQEYALPEEFLQELITVGNQIVSELGATLTMKWTVAKESLATKLYITEVTVPQPVNKSVQFIQGVGAARGRIIANAHIFSSSQKAIPVPQGVILIAPMITPDCLPLLQGVVGIITEQGGLTSHGAILARELGIPAVVSAIGATTILQAGEKLLIDGDKGEVYRLTGDEENFPSEEIEGLIKEEKIVNYQPTNLPIIATKLLINLSQERLIKQVKSLPVDGVGLLRSELMMLNILEKKHPQEWLKAGKKAELLELLSKQIMQFARAFSPKPIFYRSLDWLPHDLPSLSTDPPLSKSSIISDRGIFSYIQNPAVFELELQALAIVQASGYRNINLLLPFVRSVEEFVFCRHKVEQAGLTQISQFQLWMMAEVPSVLFLLPEYIKAGVMGISIGTNDLTQLLLGIDREQGKPGIGLKYLDGSNPAVMGAISQLIKMSQAGGIPCSICGQAPVLYPEMIDKLIEWGISSISVEPEAVERTYQAIARAEQRLILAAARRQLNDSKN